The Xyrauchen texanus isolate HMW12.3.18 chromosome 19, RBS_HiC_50CHRs, whole genome shotgun sequence genome segment ATTCCCAGTTTCATCTCCTGGCCCTCATACGGTGTGTATTTGCAGCACAAAACTTACTCTATCATCACAGTGTGGGGTGCCATCCTTCTAagactgtttattattattattattatgtattattattattattcgtatGTTCCTAACTTCTGTTTTATATATACTCTCCAGGTTATTAACAATGTGCACTGCAATGGAGACTCTGTACTCCGACATGGACAGCTCAAGCTGTGATTACTCATTCTTGCAAACGGATGATGAGGACTCGCTGTCCCCCGCATCCTCGTGCGGAAAGCCACCTGCATCTCCAGCCGACAGCTTGCAGGAGGGCACAGCCGAGCTCCAGCAAAAAAAGAGGCGCAGGGGCCGCGGGAGGAACGAAGCCACAGTGCACGTGGTGAAGAAGAACCGCCGGATGAAGGCAAACGTCCGCGAGAGGAACAGAATGCACAACCTAAACGACGCCTTGGACGAGCTGAGAAGCGTGCTGCCTGCCTTTCCCGACGACACCAAGCTAACCAAAATCGAGACGCTGCGCTTCGCTCACAACTACATCTGGGCACTTTCGGAGACAATCCGGATCGCAGACCAGCGGCAGATCAAGTCACGAGACGCGCCACTGCTGCTCCAGGGACTAAGTTGTGTGGCAGAGGCGCCCAGTCCGAGCAGCGACTCATGCTCCTGGGCATCCAGTGCATCCACCGCGTCTTCATCTCCGTCTTATTGCAATTCAGATCCCGACAGCCCAGCAGCGATGGACGATTTTGGATACTTGCAAACAAATTTAGTGTACAGCTACCGGAACTTCGTGCCTAGCATCTATTAATCTGATAGACTCATGCGTTCTCATGTAGGCCTATTTAGCTGCATAAGTGTGTAGTGTCATTCCAGAGGATGTTTCGGTTTCTTTTTATTATACCAAGAGCACAGAGACAACATTCACTGTTTGCCTTAACGACTGTTACAGTTTACAAAtgagaatgttttttgtttttttaatgattattattgaCGTTTTGTATCAATGATATTGATAGTATTGACGTTTTTTTCCAATG includes the following:
- the LOC127659394 gene encoding neurogenin-1-like, translated to MCTAMETLYSDMDSSSCDYSFLQTDDEDSLSPASSCGKPPASPADSLQEGTAELQQKKRRRGRGRNEATVHVVKKNRRMKANVRERNRMHNLNDALDELRSVLPAFPDDTKLTKIETLRFAHNYIWALSETIRIADQRQIKSRDAPLLLQGLSCVAEAPSPSSDSCSWASSASTASSSPSYCNSDPDSPAAMDDFGYLQTNLVYSYRNFVPSIY